A part of Melospiza georgiana isolate bMelGeo1 chromosome 16, bMelGeo1.pri, whole genome shotgun sequence genomic DNA contains:
- the GPER1 gene encoding G-protein coupled estrogen receptor 1, translating to METYSASVSPVICNSTTFNLNGSHLCNESISSRLADKSEHQQYVIGLFLSCLYTIFLFPIGFVGNILILVVNISFREKMTIPDLYFINLAVADLILVADSLIEVFNLDEKYYDITIICTFMSLFLQINMYSSIFFLTWMSFDRYLALAKVMRSNLFRTMQHARLSCGLIWMASISAALVPFTAVHLQHTGEVYFCFADVKEIQWLEITLGFIIPFVIIGLCYSLIVRVLIKAHKHRSLRLRRQKALRMIFVVVLVFFICWLPENVFISVQLLQRKSEPVSSNSPSFRHDYPLTGHIVNLAAFSNSCLNPLIYSFLGETFRDKLRLYIEQKTKMSTLHRFCQAALTSVIPDSNEQSEV from the coding sequence ATGGAAACTTATTCTGCCTCAGTATCACCTGTTATATGTAACAGCACAACTTTTAACCTGAATGGATCCCATTTGTGTAACGAAAGCATATCCTCTAGATTAGCCGATAAATCAGAACACCAACAATATGTTATTGGCCTTTTCTTATCATGTCTTTACACAATATTCCTTTTTCCTATCGGTTTTGTGGGAAACATTCTGATACTGGTTGTCAACATTAGCTTTCGGGAAAAAATGACAATCCCAGACCTTTACTTCATCAACCTGGCAGTGGCTGATCTCATTCTAGTGGCCGATTCTCTCATTGAGGTGTTTAATCTTGATGAAAAATATTACGATATCACCATCATCTGTACCTTTATGTCTTTGTTCCTTCAGATCAACATGTATAGCAGCATTTTCTTTCTGACATGGATGAGTTTTGACAGATACCTAGCCCTGGCCAAAGTAATGAGATCCAACTTATTTCGCACTATGCAGCACGCTAGACTGAGCTGTGGGCTCATATGGATGGCATCCATTTCGGCAGCTCTAGTCCCATTTACAGCCGTGCACTTACAGCACACCGGAGAGGTCTATTTCTGTTTTGCAGATGTAAAAGAAATCCAGTGGCTAGAGATAACCCTGGGGTTTATTATCCCCTTTGTGATCATCGGTCTTTGTTACTCATTAATTGTTCGAGTCCTTATAAAAGCACACAAGCACAGGAGTCTCCGGCTGCGGCGACAGAAGGCTCTGCGcatgatttttgttgttgtcctGGTTTTCTTTATCTGCTGGCTCCCTGAAAACGTCTTCATTAGCGTCCAACTTCTCCAGAGGAAAAGCGAGCCCGTCTCCTCAAACAGCCCATCCTTCAGGCATGATTATCCTTTAACAGGACATATTGTGAACCTAGCAGCTTTTTCTAATAGCTGCTTGAACCCCTTAATTTACAGCTTTCTGGGGGAAACCTTCAGAGACAAACTGCGACTGTACAttgaacagaaaacaaaaatgtcaaCATTGCATCGCTTCTGTCAGGCTGCCCTAACGTCTGTCATTCCTGACAGTAATGAGCAATCAGAAGTCTGA